A region from the uncultured Holophaga sp. genome encodes:
- a CDS encoding ComEC/Rec2 family competence protein: MLSREGIWHRISSSRLWPLAWALVPACALPWVLPEDWSGVLPLWSQVAGWLLMGCCLLLAHYRLGRGPALAVLVGWLTLLGMAREARREAALPQGLVEVVGALDEPWLLQGERRTGHLTVAEPSWLAGVGLPLSLPREGVDPPEPGATVRFRGEWVRVEPAPAFLGERPLWRARSSGRARRVHLRSALLMEVLAAPRPPPLLRFRLLIQRRFEALGLPPAARDLWGALALGLPPARDEVFSAFSESGTIHTLVVSGLQVTLVMVLALWIWGRLLGRGGPWAAALSGVLYALVVGLSAPVWRGLLMGLAWILGRQTGWKLSPVLTLHGALLAWLLTHPSAGSDPGFLLSWWALLSLLWGAEPLAGLFSPLLGRLAMPLTGVLAPWLATLPLLALFHGCIPLYGVVANILILPLVVLLTPLCLGLLVLPVPRLVPAVAAVLGWTGEHLVPCFARVVPVATGHLWPWLLLCLGWILLAHRQATLRRTRALAVGLAGGTLGLLALGGTGRAPRCLSLESVEVGQGDALILRVPGGGATVVDTGGSPWSARRLVRVLSRRGVREPVHLLLTHPHGDHAGGASTLMRLWPMASLRGSALGHPEPWSSYLPELPHAFGLLRGAKWKRGEADFSVRWPPCPLVVPDANMMSAVLRVRWRDRELWLMGDALAIQEGDLLDLGDPGEAQRHRLLKPGHHGGAGASSPRWVAALGPELALVTAGRRNPFGHPDREALDHLAAVGCQVMVTGAHRGFRIEALPGGWQVEGGDGTRAWVSLRPSPGPSPRSAGSSAPRSSQDP, from the coding sequence ATGCTCTCCCGGGAAGGAATCTGGCACAGAATCAGCAGTTCCCGCCTCTGGCCCCTGGCCTGGGCCCTGGTACCGGCCTGCGCCCTGCCCTGGGTCCTGCCGGAGGACTGGAGTGGGGTCCTGCCCCTTTGGAGCCAAGTGGCTGGGTGGCTGCTCATGGGATGCTGCCTCCTGCTTGCCCACTACCGCCTGGGGAGAGGGCCTGCCCTGGCGGTCCTGGTGGGCTGGCTGACCCTCCTGGGGATGGCCCGGGAGGCGCGCCGGGAGGCAGCCCTGCCTCAGGGGCTGGTGGAGGTGGTGGGCGCCCTGGATGAGCCCTGGCTCCTGCAGGGGGAGCGGCGCACCGGCCACCTGACTGTGGCGGAGCCCTCCTGGTTGGCGGGCGTGGGGCTCCCCCTCAGTCTGCCCCGGGAGGGGGTGGATCCCCCGGAGCCAGGGGCCACGGTGCGCTTCAGAGGGGAGTGGGTCCGGGTCGAACCGGCACCCGCCTTTCTGGGAGAGCGCCCCCTCTGGCGGGCCCGCAGCTCGGGGCGCGCCCGCCGGGTCCACCTCCGCTCGGCCCTTCTCATGGAGGTGCTGGCTGCACCCCGACCTCCCCCTCTGCTGCGTTTCCGGCTTCTGATCCAACGACGCTTTGAGGCCCTCGGGCTGCCCCCCGCAGCTCGGGACCTCTGGGGAGCCCTGGCCCTTGGGCTCCCGCCTGCCCGGGACGAGGTGTTCTCGGCCTTCTCGGAGAGCGGGACCATCCACACCCTGGTGGTGTCGGGACTCCAGGTGACCCTGGTGATGGTATTGGCCCTCTGGATCTGGGGGCGTCTGCTGGGACGGGGAGGCCCATGGGCGGCAGCGCTGTCAGGGGTGCTCTATGCCCTGGTGGTGGGCCTCTCCGCTCCCGTCTGGAGGGGGCTGCTGATGGGCCTGGCCTGGATTCTCGGGCGCCAGACCGGGTGGAAGCTCTCTCCGGTCCTGACCCTGCACGGGGCTCTCCTGGCTTGGCTCCTCACCCACCCTTCCGCCGGGAGTGACCCTGGCTTCCTGCTCTCCTGGTGGGCCCTCCTGTCCCTGCTCTGGGGTGCAGAGCCTCTGGCAGGGCTCTTTTCTCCTCTCCTGGGACGCCTGGCCATGCCCCTGACGGGGGTGCTGGCGCCCTGGCTGGCCACCCTCCCCCTTCTGGCCCTCTTCCACGGCTGCATCCCCCTCTACGGCGTGGTGGCCAACATCCTGATCCTCCCGCTCGTGGTGCTCCTGACGCCTCTCTGCCTGGGACTCCTGGTCCTGCCGGTTCCCAGGCTGGTCCCGGCGGTGGCCGCTGTGCTGGGTTGGACAGGGGAGCATCTTGTGCCGTGCTTCGCCCGAGTGGTGCCCGTGGCGACGGGGCACCTCTGGCCCTGGCTCCTCCTCTGCCTGGGCTGGATCCTGCTGGCCCACCGCCAGGCCACCCTGCGCCGGACACGGGCCCTGGCGGTCGGACTCGCCGGAGGGACCCTTGGGCTCCTCGCTTTGGGTGGTACGGGCCGGGCGCCCCGGTGCTTGAGCCTGGAGAGTGTGGAGGTGGGCCAGGGGGATGCCCTCATCCTGAGGGTTCCGGGGGGTGGGGCGACGGTGGTCGACACCGGGGGGAGTCCCTGGAGCGCCCGGCGTCTGGTGCGGGTACTGAGCCGCCGGGGGGTACGGGAGCCGGTGCATCTGCTCCTGACCCATCCCCATGGGGACCACGCGGGCGGAGCCTCCACCCTGATGCGCCTCTGGCCCATGGCCTCCCTCAGGGGAAGTGCCCTGGGTCATCCGGAGCCCTGGTCGTCCTATCTGCCGGAACTGCCGCACGCCTTCGGTCTGCTCCGCGGGGCCAAATGGAAGCGAGGTGAAGCCGACTTCTCGGTGCGCTGGCCCCCCTGTCCCCTGGTGGTCCCGGATGCCAACATGATGAGCGCGGTCCTACGGGTGCGCTGGCGCGACCGGGAGCTCTGGCTCATGGGGGATGCCCTGGCCATCCAGGAGGGGGATCTCCTGGACCTGGGAGATCCCGGAGAGGCGCAGCGCCACCGACTGCTCAAGCCTGGGCATCACGGTGGGGCAGGGGCCTCCAGCCCTCGCTGGGTTGCAGCCCTCGGTCCCGAGCTCGCCCTGGTGACGGCAGGGCGCCGGAATCCCTTCGGGCATCCCGACCGGGAGGCCCTGGACCACCTGGCCGCCGTGGGCTGCCAAGTCATGGTGACCGGGGCGCACCGTGGCTTCCGGATCGAGGCCCTGCCGGGAGGGTGGCAGGTGGAGGGCGGGGATGGCACCCGGGCCTGGGTCAGCCTTCGGCCTTCTCCAGGCCCCTCTCCCAGGTCCGCAGGAAGTTCTGCCCCCAGATCTTCTCAAGATCCGTAG
- a CDS encoding dipeptidase — protein sequence MPPSLFTLDSHVDTLEKALDLGLDLLEDQSGHCCLDLPRMARGGLWSACFTAFLPQGPLTEEARLVALARAEAMYGLLDDLAERTPGHCGRARTPAEVLTLFREGRRALVACLENSYPLGSAMEDLDRLAVHGLAYVTLCHQGANWACGSNLEPERGLSPVGRDLVRSLNRLGILVDISHASERTVREALACSTAPVIASHSSCKALCAHRRNLPDELIRELAASGGVIQICAYGPFLREGAGDGEATVSDLADHICHALDLVGAEHVGIGSDFDGGGGLSDCPDAAGLPAISRELLRRGVPPTDLEKIWGQNFLRTWERGLEKAEG from the coding sequence ATGCCTCCCTCCCTCTTCACCCTGGACTCCCATGTGGACACGCTGGAAAAGGCCTTGGACCTGGGCCTGGACCTGTTGGAGGACCAGTCTGGTCACTGTTGCCTGGACCTGCCCCGGATGGCCCGAGGTGGACTCTGGAGCGCCTGCTTCACCGCTTTCCTGCCCCAGGGCCCGCTCACGGAGGAGGCCAGGTTGGTGGCTCTGGCCCGGGCCGAAGCCATGTACGGCCTGCTGGATGACCTCGCAGAGCGCACCCCCGGGCACTGCGGACGGGCCCGCACACCGGCGGAGGTCCTGACCCTCTTCCGGGAAGGGAGGCGGGCCCTGGTGGCCTGCCTGGAGAACAGCTACCCCCTGGGATCCGCCATGGAGGATCTGGACCGTCTGGCCGTCCATGGTCTGGCCTACGTCACCCTCTGCCACCAAGGTGCCAACTGGGCCTGCGGGAGCAACCTGGAGCCTGAACGGGGGCTCAGCCCGGTGGGCCGTGATCTGGTGCGCAGCCTGAACCGCCTGGGCATTCTGGTGGACATCAGCCACGCCTCCGAGCGGACCGTCCGGGAGGCCCTGGCCTGCTCCACCGCTCCCGTCATCGCCAGCCACAGCAGCTGCAAAGCCCTTTGCGCCCACCGCCGCAATCTCCCTGATGAGCTCATCCGGGAGCTCGCCGCCAGCGGCGGGGTGATCCAGATCTGCGCCTACGGGCCCTTTCTGCGGGAAGGCGCGGGGGATGGGGAGGCCACCGTCAGCGACCTTGCGGACCACATCTGCCATGCCCTGGATCTGGTCGGGGCGGAGCATGTGGGCATCGGCTCGGACTTCGACGGAGGCGGCGGACTCTCGGACTGCCCCGATGCCGCGGGTCTGCCCGCCATCAGCAGGGAGCTCCTCCGCCGCGGCGTCCCCCCTACGGATCTTGAGAAGATCTGGGGGCAGAACTTCCTGCGGACCTGGGAGAGGGGCCTGGAGAAGGCCGAAGGCTGA
- a CDS encoding lysophospholipid acyltransferase family protein, producing MARSRSITLQHRIEFALFRGALAVMRALTWRAAFRVGAGLGRLFWLLDPHHRRIVRANLRSTDMELTEGEIRQLTRQCFANFGSMLFSTLRMLTLSPEAIRRLVRIEGLEHFDAALAEGKGAIGLTGHFGHWELMALALSMEGRTLAVIGRELDNPLLEPFLRELRGRFGNTVLAKDGAVRESLKALKRNQVVGFLLDQDAGRNGVFARFFGRWASTFPTAGMLATRYDLPVLPIFNRVHADGTLTVHIRAPFHAPKSGDPEADTLQATRLMTRCIEDEVRQDPAWWFWMHRRFKTAPQDA from the coding sequence ATGGCCCGAAGCAGAAGCATCACCCTCCAGCACCGCATCGAATTCGCGCTTTTCCGGGGTGCCCTGGCGGTGATGCGGGCCCTCACCTGGCGGGCTGCCTTCCGGGTGGGCGCCGGCCTGGGCAGGCTCTTCTGGCTGCTGGACCCCCACCACCGGCGCATCGTCCGCGCCAACCTGCGCTCCACCGACATGGAGCTGACCGAGGGGGAGATCCGGCAGCTCACCCGGCAGTGCTTTGCCAACTTCGGCTCCATGCTCTTCTCCACCCTGCGCATGCTCACCTTGAGTCCGGAGGCCATCCGGCGGCTGGTCCGCATCGAGGGGCTGGAACACTTTGATGCGGCCCTGGCAGAGGGAAAGGGCGCCATCGGCCTGACGGGGCACTTCGGCCACTGGGAGCTGATGGCCCTGGCCCTGAGCATGGAGGGTAGGACCCTGGCCGTGATCGGCCGTGAGCTGGACAATCCCCTGTTGGAGCCCTTTCTGCGTGAGCTGCGGGGGCGCTTCGGCAACACGGTCCTGGCCAAGGACGGAGCGGTGCGGGAGTCTCTCAAGGCCCTCAAGCGCAATCAGGTCGTGGGCTTCCTTCTGGATCAGGACGCGGGTCGCAATGGCGTCTTCGCCCGCTTCTTCGGGCGCTGGGCCTCGACCTTCCCCACGGCCGGGATGCTGGCCACCCGCTATGACCTCCCGGTGCTGCCCATCTTCAACCGCGTCCACGCAGACGGCACCCTCACCGTCCACATCAGGGCTCCCTTCCACGCTCCGAAGAGCGGTGACCCCGAGGCGGACACCCTCCAGGCCACCCGCCTGATGACCCGCTGCATCGAGGACGAAGTGCGGCAGGATCCCGCTTGGTGGTTCTGGATGCATCGGCGCTTCAAGACGGCTCCACAGGATGCATAG
- the rfbB gene encoding dTDP-glucose 4,6-dehydratase: MAETILVTGGAGFIGSNFVHRWHRNHPEDRILVLDKLTYAADPEHLEGLDRVELVRGDIRNGELVLHLLERHQVRKLVHFAAESHVDNSITGPGAFIETNVVGTFALLDASREAWAGDPGCRFLHVSTDEVYGSLGADGKFHEEMAYAPNSPYSASKAGSDHLVRAYHHTYGLPTLTTNCSNNFGPRQHREKLIPLAISRMAAGEPIPVYGDGQNVRDWLYVEDHCAALETVIAQGRPGETYCIGGNNEWKNLDLLHLLCDLVDQHLERAEGTSRRLLTFVQDRAGHDRRYAIDASKVHRELGWAPSGDFPTHLQNTISWYLGGEPA; encoded by the coding sequence ATGGCTGAAACCATTCTCGTGACGGGCGGCGCCGGGTTCATCGGCTCCAACTTCGTGCACCGCTGGCACCGGAACCACCCTGAGGACCGGATCCTGGTACTGGACAAGCTGACCTATGCGGCAGACCCGGAGCACCTCGAAGGGCTTGATCGGGTGGAACTGGTCAGGGGTGACATCCGGAACGGGGAACTGGTGCTGCACCTCCTGGAGCGCCACCAGGTCCGCAAGCTCGTCCACTTCGCCGCCGAGAGCCATGTGGACAACAGCATCACCGGCCCCGGGGCCTTCATCGAGACCAATGTGGTGGGGACCTTCGCTCTGCTGGATGCCTCCCGGGAGGCCTGGGCGGGAGACCCGGGATGCCGATTCCTCCATGTCTCCACTGACGAGGTTTACGGTTCCTTGGGGGCAGACGGGAAGTTCCACGAGGAGATGGCCTACGCCCCCAACAGCCCCTACAGCGCCAGCAAGGCCGGGAGCGACCACCTGGTGCGGGCCTACCACCACACCTACGGCCTGCCGACCCTGACCACCAACTGCTCGAACAACTTCGGCCCCCGCCAGCACAGAGAGAAGCTGATCCCTCTGGCCATCAGCCGCATGGCGGCCGGGGAGCCCATTCCGGTCTATGGTGACGGCCAGAACGTGCGGGACTGGCTCTACGTGGAGGACCACTGCGCCGCCCTTGAGACCGTGATCGCCCAAGGCAGGCCCGGCGAGACCTACTGCATCGGCGGCAACAATGAGTGGAAGAACCTCGATTTGCTCCACCTGCTCTGTGATCTGGTGGATCAGCACTTGGAAAGAGCCGAAGGGACGAGCCGCAGGCTGCTGACCTTTGTCCAGGATCGGGCTGGGCATGACCGGCGCTACGCCATCGATGCGTCCAAAGTCCATCGGGAGCTAGGATGGGCTCCCTCAGGGGATTTCCCGACCCATCTCCAGAACACCATCAGCTGGTACCTCGGGGGTGAGCCCGCATGA
- the rfbD gene encoding dTDP-4-dehydrorhamnose reductase has protein sequence MRVLIAGGAGQLARAIRETWVGHELLCPEESAFNLADRASVHSAILSTRPQVILNAAAFTQVDRCESEEALATLINGEAVGWLAEAADESGALLIQVSTDYVFDGTGIRPYRESDPTHPVSTYGRSKLLGEQNAARAGRHLIARTAWLYDAWGKNFFLTMLNAAAQGRSLRVVDDQKGTPTTCRALARQLRVAAEEGWQGLVHATCSGETTWHGFAVEIFRQSGIQADLSPCSTTEYPTPARRPAYSVLDGHHRRDLGTDLMPDWQEALAEVIADMRKGQD, from the coding sequence ATGCGGGTTCTCATCGCCGGGGGAGCCGGCCAGCTGGCCCGGGCCATCCGGGAGACCTGGGTCGGACACGAGCTGCTCTGCCCTGAGGAGTCCGCCTTCAATCTTGCCGACCGCGCCTCCGTGCACTCAGCCATCCTCAGCACCCGCCCCCAGGTGATCCTCAACGCCGCCGCCTTCACCCAGGTGGACCGCTGCGAGTCGGAGGAGGCCCTGGCCACCCTCATCAACGGCGAGGCCGTGGGCTGGCTCGCTGAGGCCGCGGATGAGAGCGGGGCCCTGCTCATCCAGGTCAGCACGGACTACGTCTTCGATGGCACCGGGATCCGGCCCTACCGGGAGAGCGACCCCACGCATCCCGTCTCAACCTATGGCCGATCCAAGCTCCTGGGGGAGCAGAACGCCGCGCGGGCGGGCAGGCACCTCATCGCCCGCACCGCTTGGCTCTATGATGCCTGGGGGAAGAACTTCTTCCTCACCATGCTCAACGCCGCCGCCCAGGGTCGAAGCCTCCGGGTGGTGGACGATCAGAAAGGCACTCCCACCACCTGTCGCGCACTGGCCCGGCAGCTCAGGGTGGCCGCCGAGGAGGGCTGGCAGGGGCTGGTCCACGCCACCTGCAGCGGGGAGACGACCTGGCACGGCTTTGCCGTTGAGATCTTCCGCCAGAGCGGCATTCAGGCGGACCTGAGCCCCTGCAGCACCACCGAATACCCCACCCCGGCCAGACGCCCAGCCTATTCCGTGCTGGACGGGCACCATCGCAGGGATCTGGGAACAGACCTCATGCCCGATTGGCAGGAGGCGCTGGCCGAGGTCATCGCGGATATGCGAAAAGGACAGGACTGA
- a CDS encoding dTDP-4-dehydrorhamnose 3,5-epimerase family protein — MEIRKGNIEGVVVTPIRKFTDERGWLAELFRHDEVAREFHPTMAYISITLPGVLRGPHEHADQADLFAWVGPGDFKVTLWDNRPQSPSYGNRMELMMGINNPGSVIVPKGVVHCYRCISHEPGWVFNAPNQLFAGEGKKSPVDEIRHEADPENPFVKDELARRVHL; from the coding sequence GTGGAGATCAGGAAAGGCAACATCGAAGGCGTGGTGGTCACACCGATCCGGAAGTTCACGGATGAGCGCGGCTGGCTGGCGGAGCTCTTCCGGCACGACGAGGTGGCCCGGGAATTCCATCCCACCATGGCCTACATCAGCATCACCCTGCCCGGGGTCCTGCGCGGCCCCCACGAGCATGCAGATCAGGCGGATCTCTTCGCCTGGGTGGGTCCTGGCGACTTCAAGGTGACTCTCTGGGACAACCGCCCCCAGAGTCCCAGCTACGGCAACCGCATGGAACTGATGATGGGGATCAACAACCCCGGATCGGTGATCGTGCCCAAGGGCGTGGTCCACTGCTACCGCTGCATCAGCCACGAGCCAGGTTGGGTCTTCAACGCCCCCAACCAGCTCTTCGCAGGCGAGGGCAAGAAGTCGCCGGTGGATGAGATCCGCCATGAGGCAGATCCGGAGAACCCCTTTGTGAAGGACGAGCTGGCACGGCGGGTGCACCTCTGA
- a CDS encoding sugar phosphate nucleotidyltransferase, which produces MKGVILAGGTGSRLFPLTKVTNKHLLPVGQVPMIWHPVWKLKQAGIKEILIVTGTEHMGDVVALLGSGKDFGCRFTYKVQDEAGGIAQALGLAENFAGGSPVCVILGDNVFQDDLAVEVAAFKHQGKGARILLKAVHDPQRYGVAELAGDRIASIEEKPRAPKSDLAVTGIYFYDAEVFNIIRTIKPSGRGELEITDVNNVYIGQGQMSFGTFKGWWTDAGTFPSLAHANELAGSLPAPFSK; this is translated from the coding sequence ATGAAAGGGGTGATTCTTGCGGGAGGCACGGGATCCCGACTCTTCCCCCTGACCAAGGTCACCAACAAGCATCTCCTCCCCGTCGGCCAGGTCCCCATGATCTGGCACCCGGTCTGGAAGCTGAAACAGGCGGGTATCAAAGAAATACTCATCGTCACCGGCACCGAACACATGGGGGATGTGGTGGCCCTCCTGGGCAGCGGCAAGGACTTCGGCTGCCGGTTCACTTACAAGGTCCAGGACGAGGCAGGCGGCATCGCCCAGGCCCTGGGCCTTGCCGAGAACTTCGCGGGCGGCTCGCCGGTGTGCGTCATCCTGGGGGACAACGTCTTCCAGGATGACCTTGCGGTCGAGGTGGCTGCATTCAAACACCAGGGCAAGGGCGCCCGCATCCTGCTCAAGGCTGTCCACGACCCCCAGCGCTACGGCGTGGCGGAGCTGGCCGGGGATCGCATCGCCTCCATCGAGGAGAAGCCCAGGGCTCCCAAATCGGATCTGGCCGTCACGGGGATCTACTTCTACGATGCGGAGGTCTTCAACATCATCCGAACCATCAAACCCTCGGGACGAGGCGAACTCGAGATCACGGATGTAAACAACGTCTACATCGGGCAAGGCCAGATGAGCTTCGGGACCTTCAAGGGCTGGTGGACCGATGCGGGAACCTTCCCCAGCCTCGCGCACGCCAACGAACTGGCCGGAAGCCTGCCAGCCCCCTTTTCCAAGTAG
- a CDS encoding glycosyltransferase family 2 protein, producing the protein MNGVLQVSAVLPNYNGAGLLQENLPSVLEALRAWGGSWELIVVDDASTDGSVELLRQVFPEVRVVVNECNLGFPGTCNRGFSLAEAPIVLCINTDVRVDPEAIAPLLAPFEDGDVFAVVPNVLVEREGINQGVLTSGFRKGFVKARFWKLGNPSARREIIYAVGACVAYRADRLRVLGGYSELYAPYLFEDFDLSYRAWKRGWSSVYEPASTVHHFSNGTLSREKKRKRRIIYFRNRFIFHWSNLTDPDLVLANLFHTALRLALSWLWLDTAYYASFWSAFRGLGAIRRLRGTARAHLRLSDREVLRRTGDAH; encoded by the coding sequence ATGAATGGGGTTCTGCAGGTGAGTGCAGTGCTGCCCAACTACAATGGGGCGGGCTTGCTGCAGGAAAATCTACCTTCGGTACTGGAGGCCCTTAGAGCCTGGGGTGGAAGCTGGGAGCTGATTGTGGTGGATGATGCCAGCACTGACGGCAGTGTGGAACTGTTGCGGCAAGTGTTCCCGGAGGTCCGGGTGGTGGTCAACGAATGCAATCTGGGGTTTCCGGGGACCTGCAACCGTGGCTTTTCCCTTGCCGAGGCCCCCATCGTTCTCTGCATCAACACGGATGTCCGTGTGGACCCGGAGGCCATCGCGCCGCTTCTTGCGCCCTTCGAGGACGGGGATGTCTTTGCGGTGGTTCCCAACGTGCTGGTGGAGCGGGAAGGGATCAACCAAGGGGTATTGACCAGCGGCTTCCGGAAGGGTTTCGTGAAGGCCCGTTTCTGGAAGCTGGGAAACCCTTCCGCCAGGCGGGAGATCATCTACGCGGTTGGAGCCTGCGTGGCCTATCGGGCGGATCGGTTGAGGGTGCTGGGAGGGTATTCGGAGCTCTACGCCCCCTATCTCTTCGAGGACTTCGATCTCTCCTACCGGGCCTGGAAGCGGGGCTGGTCGAGCGTCTATGAGCCCGCCTCCACGGTGCACCACTTCTCCAATGGCACCCTTTCCAGGGAGAAGAAGCGCAAACGGAGGATCATCTATTTCCGAAACCGTTTCATCTTCCATTGGAGCAACCTGACTGACCCGGATCTGGTCCTGGCCAACCTCTTCCACACGGCTCTGCGGCTGGCTCTGAGTTGGCTCTGGCTGGATACGGCCTACTATGCTTCGTTCTGGAGTGCCTTCAGGGGATTGGGCGCCATCCGCAGGCTGAGGGGCACCGCGAGGGCCCATCTGCGTCTAAGCGACAGGGAGGTTCTGCGCCGGACCGGGGATGCCCATTAG
- a CDS encoding glycosyltransferase family 4 protein, whose amino-acid sequence MHICHINLAKGFSGGEQQTLNLIRELDRLGVTQTLICRKGGLLHARVRPLPVLCKAVGHFLLGHATATGADLLHGHCGRSVYWATLEHTLRRTPFIITRRVDNPLGQSRATRAAYQSAAKIICVSHAIERVVQHGVGPIPTEVVPDSFSGFPIDPGEVAAIRNTWPGKLLVGQIAKLIPHKGHRVTLQAARLLRDSHPNLHFLVLGDGPLRQELEAEASDLGNITFMGHKTGIGNYLGALSLLVFPSLSEGLGSSILEAMEARVPVIASRAGGIPDLIDSGVNGLLVTPGSAEELAAAIRELADHPETAGRLVEAAAQRLPGFTPARIAERYLEIYRKLMGIPGPAQNLPVA is encoded by the coding sequence TTGCATATCTGCCACATCAACTTGGCCAAGGGCTTTTCCGGCGGGGAGCAGCAGACACTCAATCTCATCCGGGAGCTGGATCGACTGGGGGTGACCCAGACCCTCATCTGCCGCAAAGGCGGACTTCTCCACGCGCGCGTGCGTCCCCTCCCTGTCCTGTGCAAAGCGGTCGGGCACTTCCTTCTGGGGCACGCCACGGCGACCGGAGCGGACCTGCTGCACGGGCACTGCGGCCGGAGTGTCTACTGGGCCACTCTGGAACATACCCTCCGCCGTACCCCCTTCATCATCACCCGCCGGGTGGACAACCCACTGGGCCAGTCCAGGGCGACCAGGGCTGCCTACCAGAGCGCCGCCAAAATCATTTGCGTAAGCCATGCAATCGAGCGGGTGGTCCAGCATGGCGTGGGCCCCATCCCGACGGAAGTCGTGCCCGATAGCTTTTCGGGCTTCCCCATCGACCCCGGCGAGGTGGCTGCCATCCGGAACACTTGGCCGGGGAAGCTCCTCGTAGGCCAGATTGCAAAGCTGATTCCCCACAAAGGGCACCGGGTAACCCTGCAAGCCGCCCGCCTCCTAAGGGATTCCCACCCCAACCTCCATTTCCTCGTCCTGGGAGATGGCCCCCTGCGCCAGGAACTGGAAGCAGAGGCCTCGGACCTTGGCAACATCACCTTCATGGGCCACAAGACAGGCATCGGGAACTACCTGGGCGCCCTCAGCCTTCTGGTGTTCCCCTCCCTGAGCGAAGGTCTGGGCTCGAGCATCCTGGAAGCCATGGAAGCCCGGGTGCCCGTGATCGCCAGCCGTGCAGGCGGAATCCCGGACCTGATCGATTCGGGTGTCAACGGTCTTCTGGTCACGCCTGGGAGCGCTGAAGAACTGGCTGCCGCCATCCGCGAACTGGCAGACCACCCCGAAACCGCTGGAAGGCTTGTGGAGGCGGCAGCCCAGCGACTGCCGGGATTCACCCCGGCCCGGATCGCAGAACGCTACCTGGAGATCTACAGGAAGCTAATGGGCATCCCCGGTCCGGCGCAGAACCTCCCTGTCGCTTAG
- a CDS encoding glycosyltransferase family 2 protein gives MTVTAILIVKNEEKHLAACLETVQGWVDEILVYDSGSTDRTEAIAADFGARFIRDTDWQGFGRQRQKAQEQVTTDWCLWLDADERISPKLKASIQAALASPQADTVYAFPRLTWAFGRYIRHCGWYPDPCLRLYPTALTRFNEALVHESVELKPGTAVKRLKGDLLHYSYDTLEHYLVKSAKYTAAWAEERARRGKRSSLFQAALRSAFTFFRMYVLKAGFLDGRAGWVLSCLSAEYTFAKYVGLWLHSAPRRPA, from the coding sequence ATGACCGTCACCGCCATCCTGATCGTCAAGAACGAGGAGAAGCACCTCGCCGCCTGCCTGGAGACCGTGCAGGGCTGGGTGGACGAGATCCTGGTCTATGACTCCGGCAGCACCGACCGCACCGAAGCCATTGCAGCGGATTTCGGCGCCCGCTTCATCCGGGACACTGACTGGCAGGGCTTTGGCCGTCAGCGACAGAAGGCCCAGGAACAGGTCACCACCGACTGGTGCCTCTGGCTGGATGCAGACGAACGCATCAGCCCCAAGCTGAAGGCCAGCATCCAGGCGGCCCTGGCTTCCCCCCAAGCGGATACAGTCTACGCCTTCCCCCGCCTCACATGGGCTTTCGGCCGCTACATCCGCCACTGCGGCTGGTACCCGGATCCCTGCCTCCGCCTCTATCCCACTGCCCTGACCCGTTTCAACGAGGCCCTGGTCCACGAGAGTGTGGAGCTGAAGCCGGGCACGGCGGTGAAGAGGCTCAAGGGGGACCTGCTCCACTACTCCTACGACACCCTGGAGCACTACTTGGTGAAGTCGGCCAAGTACACCGCCGCCTGGGCTGAGGAGCGTGCCAGGCGCGGGAAGCGGAGCAGCCTCTTCCAGGCGGCCCTCCGCTCAGCCTTCACTTTCTTCCGGATGTATGTCCTCAAGGCAGGCTTCCTGGATGGCCGGGCCGGATGGGTTCTGTCCTGTCTCTCGGCCGAGTACACCTTTGCCAAGTACGTCGGACTCTGGCTCCATTCCGCGCCCAGGCGCCCGGCCTGA